From a region of the Lactuca sativa cultivar Salinas chromosome 4, Lsat_Salinas_v11, whole genome shotgun sequence genome:
- the LOC111902165 gene encoding uncharacterized protein LOC111902165, translating into MVRFLCIYSAILYHKSKKIVYISNGAIHKSLEQVKTLNMETEKITETTRHIRKSVSLGSDLIDYDGRTSADEYPMDSEYTSSHNTESIIEFTDKDDKDPENQKSNSLQVSSNLVNQESVSSGYQQSHEEILENELRFYRDSPSSLVKSSSLPFLDSSLSKLVDQSQSTDDLKALERVEAEKNTTDDSSDSCNHVGSAKDWIVPGVDESGKEKKIQEDYTGRSWDRLANKDFKVKRIEKWVMDLHYTPVNEVNKPVNLDDHGKNARTAILDCSATSRTGTKGVRGMDAAKSYISSLSGSSSTAHLANHGLVTIPFLSAYSSMKELNLSGNTIVRITAGILPKGLHILNLSKNNISVIEGLRELTRIRALDLSYNRILRIGHGLAACSSLKELYLAGNKISEVEGLHRLLKLKVLDLRFNKLSTTKSLGQLAANYNSLQAIGLEGNPAQKNVGDEHLKKYLTGLLPHLAYYNRQSIKPGSLKDPVNRASQLGPFDRGMRKSTHCRKSQNASSHCRHVRLPPSGMKTGNVRHNFHDLSNKRLIVGSKNVIRRTRSEGVLLRAV; encoded by the exons ATGGTTAGATTCTTGTGCATCTATTCTGCCATTCTCTATCACAAGTCAAAG AAAATCGTTTACATATCTAACGGAGCAATTCATAAATCTTTGGAACAAGTTAAAACCCTAAACATGGAAACCGAAAAAATAACCGAAACAACAAGACACATAAGAAAAAGCGTGTCCCTCGGGAGTGACCTCATAGACTACGATGGAAGAACATCTGCAGATGAATACCCCATGGATTCCGAGTACACGAGTTCCCACAATACCGAATCCATAATTGAATTCACAGATAAAGATGATAAAGATCCCGAAAACCAAAAATCCAATTCACTTCAAGTAAGTTCTAATCTCGTTAATCAAGAATCGGTATCTTCCGGATACCAACAATCCCATGAAGAAATCTTGGAAAACGAGTTGAGATTTTACCGAGATTCTCCTTCGTCGTTGGTCAAATCGAGCTCGTTACCATTTCTTGACAGTTCGTTGTCTAAACTGGTCGATCAATCTCAATCTACGGATGACTTAAAAGCCTTAGAAAGAGTCGAAGCTGAAAAAAACACTACGGATGATAGTTCGGATTCATGTAACCATGTGGGGTCCGCTAAAGATTGGATAGTCCCGGGGGTTGATGAATCGGGAAAAGAGAAAAAAATTCAAGAAGATTATACGGGTCGCAGTTGGGATCGATTGGCGAATAAGGATTTTAAAGTTAAACGGATTGAGAAATGGGTTATGGATCTTCATTATACTCCGGTCAATGAAGTCAACAAGCCTGTGAATCTTGATGACCATGGGAAAAACGCTCGAACCGCTATTTTGGATTGTTCAGCCACTTCGAGAACAGGGACGAAAGGGGTTCGGGGAATGGATGCTGCAAAAAGTTATATTTCTTCATTGAGTGGTTCATCATCAACTGCTCATTTGGCTAACCATGGTTTGGTTACAATACCGTTTTTGAGCGCGTATTCGAGCATGAAGGAGCTTAATTTATCGGGAAACACCATAG TTAGGATCACGGCAGGCATTCTTCCAAAGGGACTCcatattcttaacttatcaaAAAACAATATTTCTGTTATTGAAGGGCTACGGGAACTTACTCGAATCCGTGCACTTGATCTGAGTTACAACCGTATACTTCGAATAGGACATG GTCTAGCAGCTTGTTCATCATTAAAAGAACTATACTTAGCCGGAAACAAAATAAGCGAGGTTGAGGGTCTCCACCGTCTTTTAAAACTAAAAGTCTTGGATCTTCGTTTCAACAAGTTGTCCACCACAAAGAGCCTAGGCCAGCTTGCAGCTAATTATAACTCATTACAAGCCATCGGGCTTGAGGGTAACCCGGCCCAAAAAAATGTAGGTGATGAACACCTCAAAAAGTATCTAACCGGGCTCCTCCCACATTTAGCTTATTACAATCGACAGTCAATTAAACCGGGCTCATTAAAAGATCCGGTCAACCGGGCTAGCCAACTTGGCCCGTTTGACCGTGGGATGCGGAAGTCAACTCATTGCCGGAAAAGTCAAAACGCAAGTTCTCATTGTCGACATGTTCGTTTGCCACCGAGTGGGATGAAGACGGGGAATGTACGGCATAATTTTCATGATTTGAGTAATAAACGTTTGATCGTTGGGTCAAAGAATGTCATTCGAAGAACACGAAGCGAAGGAGTTTTACTTAGAGCAGTTTAG